In Gemmata obscuriglobus, a single genomic region encodes these proteins:
- a CDS encoding efflux RND transporter permease subunit: MRSPPRGDDVRITPRLLPVLLLAVSACGSPAVPTPSDAPDPPATKSAGPTVRVDAVYPGASAHVICDTVAVPIEHQMKDLEGMTSLESECRNDGSYRLAVRFKSGTDVNVATALVRERVALIKARLPPVVSREGVTVRNDDPGRFPTLWVAAASPNGTYDAMFLNNYAAQRVKDELTRVPGVTDVRAMSRSEIAIRVWPDTDKLAASQITIPDIVGTVELQKILFEAEQAGRAPAETSVPLTFTYLGRRPDIELFHQTCLKFGPEQTVIRLGDVSRIELAPKSDGFTRVGGRPAALLAVRVIDTKSAAGELRKKLAEFEKTNPKDLTTGLVADLSADRFAVIELRFPTEASAARIQDMVTRVEKLVRDLPGKPDCLAVSESEMSTEIVLVKLSSGDSPSPADLRTALAQVGGAAVRVSNLLSGRPFPVRVAILDKVGHGWAKLRAAGDAVVQRLAQAGVALDPALTQAPGSPRLSINLNYEKLKQLDLDPKDVVKAIGVAVGNPDITDAILDSWWMSHSLGKQFRGANELKKVELKAPAGKTIPLGAVAEVHEFVPEATMLRVNLHPAMVVTADVPPGKTVAEVTAECVKAARAVVPRGFEVCETSAAEPR; this comes from the coding sequence ATGAGATCACCACCCAGAGGTGACGACGTGCGAATCACCCCCCGCCTGCTCCCTGTTCTCCTGCTTGCCGTATCGGCCTGCGGCAGCCCAGCAGTACCGACTCCCTCGGACGCACCCGATCCTCCTGCGACCAAGAGCGCCGGGCCAACCGTCCGCGTCGATGCCGTTTACCCCGGCGCGAGCGCGCATGTCATCTGCGACACGGTGGCGGTACCGATTGAGCACCAGATGAAAGATTTGGAGGGAATGACGTCTCTGGAATCGGAATGCCGCAACGACGGATCGTACAGGCTCGCCGTGCGGTTCAAGTCCGGCACAGATGTCAACGTAGCGACCGCCCTGGTCCGAGAACGCGTGGCCCTCATCAAGGCGCGGCTTCCACCTGTCGTCTCCCGGGAGGGCGTGACCGTGCGGAACGACGACCCGGGCCGTTTTCCGACTCTCTGGGTGGCCGCTGCCAGCCCGAACGGCACGTATGACGCCATGTTTCTGAACAATTACGCTGCCCAGCGGGTGAAAGATGAACTCACACGGGTGCCCGGGGTCACCGATGTTCGTGCCATGAGTCGGTCCGAGATCGCCATTCGGGTTTGGCCCGACACGGACAAGCTCGCCGCCAGCCAAATCACAATCCCGGACATCGTGGGAACGGTGGAACTGCAGAAGATCCTCTTCGAGGCGGAGCAAGCCGGCCGTGCCCCTGCGGAAACGTCCGTTCCGCTCACCTTTACCTACCTGGGACGTCGCCCCGACATTGAGCTATTTCACCAAACCTGCCTCAAGTTCGGGCCCGAACAAACAGTCATCCGCCTCGGGGACGTGAGCCGGATCGAACTCGCCCCAAAATCTGACGGCTTCACCCGTGTGGGCGGCAGGCCCGCGGCCCTGCTGGCAGTTCGTGTCATCGACACGAAGTCCGCAGCCGGCGAGCTGCGGAAGAAACTCGCCGAGTTCGAGAAGACTAATCCCAAGGATCTGACGACGGGGTTGGTCGCCGACCTGTCCGCGGATCGGTTCGCGGTGATCGAACTGCGGTTCCCCACCGAGGCGTCCGCGGCGCGCATACAGGATATGGTCACTCGCGTTGAAAAGCTGGTCCGCGATTTACCTGGAAAACCGGACTGCCTGGCAGTCTCCGAGAGCGAGATGAGCACAGAGATCGTTCTCGTAAAGCTCTCCTCGGGGGACAGCCCTTCCCCCGCCGACCTCCGCACAGCGCTTGCGCAGGTCGGCGGCGCCGCGGTCCGGGTGTCCAACCTGTTGTCCGGCCGCCCGTTCCCGGTCCGTGTCGCGATCCTCGACAAGGTTGGCCATGGGTGGGCGAAACTCCGGGCCGCGGGTGACGCTGTGGTTCAACGACTCGCGCAGGCCGGTGTCGCCCTCGATCCCGCTCTCACACAAGCCCCTGGTTCGCCCCGCCTTTCGATTAACCTCAACTACGAGAAGTTAAAGCAACTGGACCTGGACCCCAAGGATGTCGTGAAGGCCATCGGAGTCGCGGTCGGCAACCCGGACATTACCGATGCGATCCTCGATTCGTGGTGGATGAGCCACTCGCTCGGCAAGCAATTCCGCGGCGCCAACGAACTCAAGAAGGTTGAGTTGAAGGCACCGGCCGGCAAAACGATCCCGCTCGGTGCAGTTGCCGAGGTTCATGAATTCGTCCCCGAGGCGACGATGCTCCGCGTGAACCTGCACCCTGCCATGGTTGTGACGGCCGATGTACCGCCCGGAAAGACGGTCGCCGAGGTGACCGCAGAGTGCGTAAAGGCGGCGAGGGCCGTCGTGCCGCGGGGGTTCGAGGTGTGCGAGACATCGGCCGCCGAACCGCGGTAG
- a CDS encoding protein kinase domain-containing protein, whose product MSAPPLVPDTPTAMPHNRNSILAAVMDPRRLPTPPALALQVVNAASRPNCDPDEIVSLLGQDPALCARLLKVVNSCLYGRSKPITSLDRAVTVLGLGTVRSLVLSLSMPAAKGAQSDPLTRANQINSVAGALIAYELSALQPRSSPADDMVAGLLRDLGAVLLQQSYPDDWADLTERWGDRLLSEACEAETEVFGISHAEISAELLAGWKLPPEVVEPIRHHHNPDQLAGGPVILRRRAELLYFSGLLANLDTVIRYPDLLDYVLLVARTRYDLPQPALIRFMRGVVPKITEFGELLNRDVRDCPDFAEVLSAGAQEMAHLLGANRSHAAPGSKFRRAPAPSRPPAPRQAPATRVDVWAAARHTPFVGHEQPTRVNVGPVLPEFQPDFLRELPARGCRLGEYELRSVLGRGAMGVVFKAFEPSLARWVAVKMISPETSANPIARERFAREARACAAIRHDNVVTVYAVREAAGLPYLAMELVEGEPLDRYIEQRHPIPVPQIVNLGAQIASGLAAAHRKGIVHRDIKPANVILESETGTAKLADFGLARSGDDAKMSQQGAMVGTPHFMSPEQVHGHSVTAVSDLFSLGGVLYALCTGQPPVRGKALMAILYAVCSTAPVPPRQIRPDIPEWLEEVVLRLLDKNPERRFQSAAELAALLHSKKG is encoded by the coding sequence GTGTCCGCGCCACCCCTCGTCCCGGACACGCCCACAGCCATGCCACACAACCGTAACAGCATTCTTGCGGCGGTCATGGACCCGCGCCGCCTCCCGACCCCCCCGGCGCTCGCGCTGCAGGTCGTAAACGCCGCGAGCCGGCCGAACTGCGATCCGGACGAAATCGTCTCGCTCCTGGGGCAGGACCCCGCCCTCTGCGCGCGGCTGCTGAAGGTTGTGAACTCGTGCCTGTACGGGCGCAGCAAGCCGATCACCTCGCTGGACCGCGCCGTCACCGTCCTCGGGCTGGGCACGGTGCGCTCACTGGTCCTGAGCCTGTCGATGCCGGCCGCGAAAGGCGCTCAATCGGACCCGCTCACCCGGGCGAACCAGATCAACTCGGTTGCCGGCGCGCTGATCGCTTACGAGCTCTCCGCGCTCCAGCCCCGGAGCAGCCCGGCCGACGACATGGTAGCCGGGTTGCTCCGCGACCTGGGCGCGGTGCTGCTCCAACAATCGTACCCCGACGACTGGGCGGACCTGACCGAGCGGTGGGGCGACCGGCTGCTGTCCGAGGCGTGCGAGGCCGAAACCGAGGTGTTCGGCATCAGCCACGCGGAGATCAGCGCGGAACTCCTCGCCGGCTGGAAGCTGCCCCCGGAAGTCGTCGAGCCGATCCGCCACCACCACAACCCCGACCAGCTCGCCGGCGGCCCCGTCATCCTGCGGCGCCGGGCCGAGCTGCTCTACTTCTCGGGGCTGCTCGCCAACCTCGACACCGTAATCCGATACCCGGACCTCCTGGATTACGTGCTGCTCGTGGCCCGCACCCGGTACGACCTGCCCCAGCCGGCGCTGATCCGGTTCATGCGCGGCGTGGTGCCGAAGATCACCGAGTTCGGCGAACTGCTGAACCGGGATGTGCGCGACTGCCCGGACTTCGCCGAGGTGCTGTCGGCTGGCGCACAGGAGATGGCGCACCTGCTCGGCGCCAACCGGTCGCATGCGGCACCGGGGTCGAAGTTCCGCCGCGCCCCGGCCCCGTCGCGCCCGCCCGCGCCGCGCCAGGCCCCGGCGACCCGCGTCGACGTGTGGGCGGCCGCCCGGCACACACCGTTCGTCGGCCACGAGCAGCCGACGCGCGTGAACGTCGGGCCGGTGCTGCCCGAGTTCCAGCCGGACTTCCTCCGCGAGCTGCCCGCGCGCGGGTGCCGGCTCGGCGAGTACGAGCTGCGCTCGGTCCTGGGCCGCGGGGCCATGGGGGTCGTGTTCAAGGCATTCGAGCCGAGCCTGGCGCGGTGGGTGGCGGTCAAGATGATATCCCCGGAGACGAGCGCCAACCCCATCGCCCGCGAGCGGTTCGCCCGCGAGGCCCGGGCGTGTGCCGCGATCCGACACGACAACGTCGTCACCGTGTACGCCGTCCGGGAGGCCGCCGGGCTCCCCTACCTGGCGATGGAACTGGTCGAGGGGGAGCCGCTCGACCGGTACATCGAGCAGCGCCACCCGATCCCGGTGCCGCAGATCGTGAACCTCGGCGCCCAAATCGCCTCCGGGCTGGCCGCGGCCCACCGGAAGGGGATCGTTCACCGGGACATCAAACCCGCCAACGTGATCCTGGAAAGCGAGACCGGGACGGCGAAACTGGCCGATTTCGGGCTGGCGCGCAGCGGCGACGACGCCAAGATGTCGCAACAGGGTGCAATGGTCGGCACCCCACACTTCATGTCCCCCGAGCAGGTTCACGGGCACAGTGTGACCGCCGTGTCGGACCTGTTCAGCCTCGGCGGGGTGCTCTACGCCCTCTGTACGGGCCAACCGCCCGTCCGCGGGAAGGCGCTGATGGCGATCCTCTACGCGGTGTGCTCCACGGCCCCGGTTCCCCCGCGCCAAATCCGACCGGACATCCCCGAATGGCTCGAAGAGGTCGTACTTCGCCTCCTCGACAAGAACCCGGAGCGGCGGTTCCAATCGGCGGCGGAACTTGCCGCGCTTCTGCACTCGAAGAAAGGGTGA
- a CDS encoding DUF1264 domain-containing protein, producing the protein MDRRELFGALTALGVVPACGIGSEASAAADHGKAGGPTSAPHFHFCGIHMAKTNPKLQFITQHFCAAHTGGPDGDVFQCTLYDGTGKNAKLIGVEYLISDAAYRKLPEAEKKYWHAHTYEVLGGGLIAPEMSPEEEKTFMKAVMTLWGKAWHTWPDPSTAVPMGEPLLIWSLMGPGQVDPELEAKRDKEFKVDTKKISAARVKEFGQQPPNVAVPKDINTIGRQWTNEGDDKPPTGPKK; encoded by the coding sequence ATGGACCGACGCGAGCTGTTCGGGGCACTGACCGCGCTGGGCGTGGTGCCGGCATGTGGTATCGGGTCGGAGGCGTCCGCCGCCGCAGACCACGGGAAGGCCGGCGGACCAACGTCCGCGCCGCACTTCCACTTCTGCGGCATCCACATGGCCAAGACGAACCCGAAGCTCCAGTTCATCACGCAGCACTTCTGCGCGGCCCACACCGGCGGCCCGGACGGCGACGTGTTTCAATGCACCCTGTACGACGGCACCGGGAAGAACGCGAAGCTGATCGGCGTCGAATACCTCATCTCCGACGCCGCGTACCGAAAACTACCCGAGGCTGAAAAGAAGTACTGGCACGCGCACACCTACGAGGTGCTGGGGGGCGGGCTCATCGCGCCCGAGATGAGCCCGGAGGAAGAAAAAACGTTCATGAAGGCGGTGATGACGCTGTGGGGCAAGGCGTGGCACACGTGGCCCGACCCCTCCACCGCCGTGCCGATGGGCGAGCCACTGCTGATCTGGTCGCTGATGGGTCCCGGGCAGGTCGACCCGGAGCTGGAAGCCAAGCGCGACAAAGAGTTCAAAGTCGACACGAAGAAGATCAGCGCGGCCCGCGTGAAGGAATTCGGGCAGCAACCGCCAAACGTAGCGGTCCCAAAGGACATTAACACGATCGGCCGCCAGTGGACAAACGAGGGCGATGATAAGCCCCCCACCGGCCCAAAGAAGTGA
- a CDS encoding VOC family protein: MPGLTVTHIDHVSVIITDVARSRRFYNDVLGLKEIPKPKTFDFVALWYDLGGGHTLHLLLKNEPDTRSPRHFCLRVTDAQAARRHFTEHGIPIQETTLIHGADRFFVSDPDGNRVEVLQWLVPYDPITAGAPELDQAPVSRIAPG, encoded by the coding sequence ATGCCCGGTCTGACTGTGACTCACATTGACCACGTCTCTGTTATCATCACGGACGTGGCCCGGAGTCGGCGGTTTTACAACGACGTGCTGGGTTTGAAGGAGATTCCCAAACCGAAAACCTTCGACTTCGTTGCTTTGTGGTACGACCTCGGCGGCGGACACACACTTCATCTCCTGTTGAAAAACGAGCCGGACACCCGCAGCCCGCGGCACTTCTGCCTTCGTGTCACCGACGCCCAAGCCGCCCGCCGCCACTTCACCGAACACGGCATTCCCATTCAGGAAACGACACTGATCCACGGCGCCGACCGCTTTTTCGTATCGGACCCCGATGGTAACCGTGTCGAGGTGCTCCAGTGGCTGGTGCCATACGATCCCATCACCGCCGGAGCGCCCGAACTCGATCAAGCTCCAGTAAGCCGTATCGCACCCGGCTAA
- a CDS encoding gluconolactonase, producing the protein MFRTRLLSALAIALVVPLLARSAEPLPVVTVWPQGAPGEKVDIGEEKATPAKGRDAIASVTNVSKPTLTVYRPAKDKNTGAAVVVAPGGGYNVLAWEHEGTMVGEWLQSIGVTGVVLKYRVPRRPDTAKGAPPLGALQDAQRALSLTRSKASEWNIDPKRVGMLGFSAGGHLTAWAATNGDKRSYESVDGADTLSCRPDFAVLIYPGGVVDRENKEQLASEIRVSKDTPPCFFALAYNDNGPLDGSLKMIAALKKAGVSAEMHVYSAGGHGFGMRAAEKPHATWPARCAEWMRAEGFLTAKAEGASPVADGAKVEKLAGGFKFTEGPAPDADGNVYFTDQPTDRILKWSTDGKLSTFMEPCGRSNGLAFDKAGALWACADEKNELWKIDVKTKEKTVVVKEFGGKLLNGPNDIWVRDDGSAFFTDPYYKRGYWKRGPAEQPTQGVFFLSADGKLSRADAGELKQANGIIGTPDGSTLYVADIGGNKTYRYDAAKDGSLKNRALFCEQGSDGMTIDEQGNVYLTGKGVTVYDKTGKKVAQIDVPEPWTANVCFGGKDMKTLFITAGTGLYSLKMNIKGTARQ; encoded by the coding sequence ATGTTCCGCACCCGTTTGCTCTCAGCGCTGGCGATCGCGCTGGTCGTTCCGCTCCTCGCACGCTCCGCAGAACCGCTCCCGGTGGTCACCGTGTGGCCCCAGGGTGCGCCGGGCGAGAAGGTAGACATCGGCGAAGAAAAGGCCACTCCCGCGAAAGGTCGCGACGCGATCGCATCTGTCACCAACGTCTCGAAACCGACACTGACCGTCTACCGCCCGGCGAAAGACAAGAACACCGGCGCGGCGGTCGTGGTGGCACCGGGCGGCGGGTACAACGTGCTCGCGTGGGAGCACGAGGGCACGATGGTGGGCGAGTGGCTCCAATCGATCGGCGTGACCGGCGTGGTGCTGAAGTACCGTGTGCCGCGACGCCCGGATACTGCAAAAGGCGCGCCGCCGCTCGGGGCGCTACAGGACGCGCAGCGCGCGCTCAGCCTGACGCGGAGCAAGGCGAGTGAATGGAACATCGACCCGAAACGGGTGGGCATGCTCGGCTTCTCCGCCGGCGGGCACCTGACCGCGTGGGCCGCGACCAACGGCGACAAACGCTCCTACGAGTCCGTTGATGGGGCCGACACGCTGAGCTGCCGGCCCGACTTTGCGGTGCTGATCTACCCCGGAGGTGTAGTGGACCGCGAGAACAAGGAGCAACTGGCGTCGGAGATTCGCGTTTCAAAAGACACGCCGCCGTGCTTCTTCGCACTGGCTTACAACGACAACGGCCCGCTCGACGGCAGCCTCAAAATGATCGCCGCTCTCAAAAAGGCGGGCGTTTCTGCGGAGATGCACGTCTACTCTGCGGGCGGGCACGGGTTCGGGATGCGCGCGGCCGAAAAGCCGCACGCGACCTGGCCAGCGCGGTGCGCGGAGTGGATGCGCGCCGAGGGCTTCCTGACGGCCAAAGCCGAGGGCGCTTCACCGGTGGCCGACGGCGCGAAGGTCGAGAAGCTCGCCGGCGGGTTCAAGTTCACCGAAGGCCCGGCGCCCGACGCCGACGGCAACGTCTACTTCACCGACCAGCCCACCGACCGCATCCTGAAGTGGAGCACGGACGGCAAGCTCTCTACCTTCATGGAGCCGTGCGGGCGCTCCAACGGGCTCGCCTTCGACAAGGCCGGCGCCCTGTGGGCCTGCGCGGACGAGAAGAACGAGCTGTGGAAGATCGACGTGAAGACGAAAGAGAAGACGGTGGTGGTGAAGGAGTTCGGCGGCAAGTTGCTGAACGGCCCCAACGACATCTGGGTCCGCGACGACGGCAGCGCGTTCTTCACCGACCCGTATTACAAGCGCGGGTATTGGAAGCGCGGCCCTGCGGAACAGCCGACGCAAGGGGTGTTTTTCCTGTCCGCCGACGGGAAGCTCTCCCGAGCCGATGCCGGCGAACTGAAGCAGGCCAACGGCATTATCGGCACCCCGGACGGCAGCACTCTGTACGTTGCGGACATCGGTGGGAACAAGACCTACCGGTACGACGCCGCAAAGGACGGGTCGCTCAAGAACCGCGCTCTGTTCTGCGAGCAGGGCTCGGACGGGATGACTATTGACGAGCAGGGCAACGTCTACCTCACGGGCAAGGGCGTGACTGTGTACGACAAGACCGGCAAGAAGGTCGCACAGATCGATGTGCCGGAGCCGTGGACGGCCAACGTGTGCTTCGGCGGCAAAGACATGAAGACTCTGTTCATTACCGCCGGCACCGGACTGTACAGTTTGAAAATGAACATAAAGGGCACTGCCCGGCAGTGA
- a CDS encoding YciI-like protein, producing MHYLLLYEVVSDYAERRGAYRAAHLAHAWAAADRGELLLGGAFADPVDGAVLLFRTDSPVVAEAFAAADPYVLNGLVTNWRVRKWTTVVGEGAANPLRTL from the coding sequence GTGCATTACCTCCTGCTGTACGAAGTGGTTTCGGACTACGCCGAGCGGCGCGGGGCTTACCGGGCGGCCCATCTGGCACACGCTTGGGCCGCAGCGGACCGTGGGGAGTTACTGTTGGGCGGTGCGTTCGCCGACCCGGTCGACGGGGCCGTACTGCTTTTCCGGACCGATTCGCCAGTGGTGGCGGAGGCGTTCGCGGCCGCCGACCCGTATGTGCTCAACGGGTTAGTGACGAACTGGCGGGTGCGCAAGTGGACCACTGTGGTCGGAGAGGGGGCTGCAAACCCGTTGCGCACACTTTAA
- a CDS encoding LysR family transcriptional regulator — MTGGTISDNQVRRLAHEVGRELIARRDRKVVEHRRRQLEPRTEVIPVAVVVEVDGGRIRTRAAGSGPGVHGAQNKEDKVACLATLSGPTFATDPCPEPPESFRCPRRVRRLVQQMKGPAGEVAPPETVDESTPPVPAGEPEGAERWSPTRLVRTCVASLEGSTAFGPMMAAEAQERRFYEAPRRAFVADGQAYNWTIWRGYFGAFEPIVDFLHAVCYVFSSAAAVSPDEASGWSQYVAWMRACWQGRVGEVLTELDQWQARLGEPPPGEAATAEERRDPRRVVAHARTYLGNNRDRMAYPRYRRNGLPTTSSLVESLVGEINARVKSTQKHWTRPDGAESILQLRAAVLSQDDRLPRFFAERPGSSFRKRDTLCHKSEGATAQTVA; from the coding sequence ATGACCGGGGGCACGATCAGCGACAACCAGGTGCGGCGATTGGCTCACGAGGTGGGCCGCGAGTTGATCGCCCGGCGCGACCGGAAGGTGGTCGAGCACCGGCGGCGCCAGTTGGAGCCGCGGACCGAAGTGATCCCCGTGGCCGTGGTGGTGGAGGTCGATGGGGGGCGCATCCGCACCCGCGCCGCGGGTTCCGGGCCGGGTGTTCACGGCGCCCAGAACAAGGAGGATAAGGTGGCGTGCCTGGCCACCCTGAGTGGCCCCACGTTCGCCACGGACCCGTGCCCCGAGCCGCCCGAGTCGTTCCGCTGCCCGCGCCGGGTGCGGCGCCTGGTGCAGCAGATGAAGGGCCCGGCGGGCGAGGTCGCGCCCCCGGAAACCGTGGACGAATCGACGCCCCCGGTGCCGGCCGGGGAACCCGAAGGGGCCGAGCGGTGGTCCCCGACGCGGTTGGTGCGGACGTGCGTGGCGAGCCTGGAGGGGAGTACCGCGTTCGGCCCGATGATGGCCGCCGAGGCCCAGGAGCGGCGCTTCTATGAGGCCCCGCGTCGGGCGTTCGTAGCCGACGGTCAGGCGTACAACTGGACCATCTGGCGCGGGTACTTTGGTGCGTTCGAGCCGATCGTGGATTTCCTGCACGCGGTGTGTTACGTGTTCTCGTCGGCCGCGGCCGTGAGCCCCGATGAGGCGTCGGGTTGGTCCCAATACGTGGCCTGGATGCGCGCGTGCTGGCAGGGTCGCGTTGGAGAAGTGCTCACCGAACTGGATCAGTGGCAGGCGCGGCTGGGTGAGCCCCCACCGGGTGAGGCGGCGACGGCCGAGGAGCGCCGGGACCCGCGCCGGGTGGTGGCGCACGCGCGGACCTACTTGGGGAACAATCGGGATCGCATGGCGTACCCGCGATACCGGCGCAACGGGCTACCGACGACGAGTAGCTTGGTCGAGTCACTGGTGGGCGAGATCAACGCCCGGGTGAAGAGCACACAGAAGCATTGGACCCGGCCCGACGGTGCCGAATCGATCCTGCAACTGCGGGCCGCCGTGCTGAGCCAAGACGACCGGCTCCCACGGTTCTTCGCCGAACGGCCGGGCTCCTCGTTCCGCAAACGAGATACACTCTGCCACAAATCAGAGGGTGCCACAGCACAAACCGTGGCGTGA
- a CDS encoding excinuclease ABC subunit UvrC, translating into MIEDPVPPVSQQTPDPRDPAAKVREFPTSSGVYLMKDAAANVIYVGKAKNLRNRASSYFSKEAVNDPRIKDWMPLVRDVDYIETTDAIQAVFTEARMIKDLRPKFNKDLKDDKTFPYLQIRTREEFPRVEITRKPRRKGVRLYGPFTSTKPLRIAVDVLQRLLQFRTCTLDIKSGEDRWKWFRPCLLHSIRRCTGPCNFRVSRDDYRAQIKKLIFILEGKTAKLVRRMEKQMRAAADELNFEKARRIRDEITAVQKLDMRGDAAKDVQPEVFPIDPKKGLVGLRKVLGLETTPRTIEGMDIAHLSGQDTVASLVSFLDGIPFKPGYRRFKIKSVAGVDDFASMREVVTRRFRRLRDEDEVFPDILLIDGGKGQLNAAVEAFQALGITPPCLISLAKQEEEIFRPGVEESIKLSRHSAALRLLQYVRDESHRFAQHYHHMLRRKRFTDE; encoded by the coding sequence ATGATTGAAGACCCGGTTCCCCCGGTCAGCCAGCAAACCCCCGACCCTCGCGACCCGGCCGCGAAGGTGCGCGAGTTCCCCACCTCGTCGGGCGTCTATCTCATGAAGGACGCTGCCGCAAACGTCATTTACGTCGGCAAGGCCAAGAACCTTCGTAACCGCGCCTCGTCGTACTTCAGTAAGGAGGCCGTTAACGACCCGCGCATCAAGGACTGGATGCCGCTGGTCCGGGACGTGGATTACATCGAGACGACCGACGCCATCCAGGCCGTGTTCACGGAAGCCCGGATGATCAAGGACCTGCGCCCAAAGTTCAACAAAGACCTCAAAGACGACAAGACCTTTCCCTACCTGCAAATCCGCACCCGTGAAGAATTTCCGCGCGTCGAGATCACGCGCAAGCCGCGGCGCAAGGGCGTGCGTCTCTACGGCCCCTTTACCAGCACCAAGCCGCTCCGCATCGCGGTGGACGTGCTCCAGCGTCTGTTGCAGTTCCGCACCTGCACGCTCGACATCAAATCGGGTGAAGACCGCTGGAAGTGGTTCCGGCCCTGTTTACTCCACAGCATCCGCCGTTGCACGGGGCCGTGCAACTTCCGCGTCTCGCGCGACGATTACCGCGCACAAATCAAGAAGCTGATTTTCATCCTGGAAGGCAAAACGGCCAAGCTGGTGCGGCGGATGGAAAAGCAGATGCGCGCCGCGGCCGACGAGTTGAACTTCGAGAAGGCGCGCCGGATTCGCGACGAGATCACGGCCGTTCAGAAACTCGATATGCGCGGCGACGCAGCGAAAGACGTTCAACCGGAGGTGTTCCCGATCGACCCGAAGAAGGGGCTGGTCGGGCTGCGTAAAGTGCTCGGGCTTGAAACCACCCCGCGCACCATTGAGGGAATGGACATCGCGCACCTCAGCGGGCAGGACACCGTTGCGTCGCTCGTGTCGTTCCTCGACGGCATCCCGTTCAAACCGGGGTATCGGCGGTTCAAGATCAAGAGCGTCGCGGGAGTCGATGACTTCGCCAGTATGCGTGAGGTGGTCACACGCCGCTTCCGGCGGCTCCGCGACGAGGACGAGGTGTTCCCCGATATCCTGCTCATCGACGGCGGGAAGGGGCAGTTGAACGCCGCGGTCGAAGCGTTTCAGGCGCTCGGCATCACCCCGCCGTGCCTGATCTCGCTGGCAAAGCAAGAAGAAGAGATTTTCCGCCCCGGTGTCGAGGAGTCGATCAAGCTCAGCCGGCACTCGGCGGCTTTGCGGCTCCTTCAATACGTGCGTGACGAGTCGCACCGGTTCGCCCAGCACTATCACCACATGCTGCGTCGTAAGCGTTTCACAGACGAGTAG
- a CDS encoding macro domain-containing protein, giving the protein MPVEFVSGDLFVNRVNAEALAHGCNCAGSMGAGIAVGFKERYPTMFEEFRRRCKAKPPEFALGDVFLWREEGKPAVFNLGTQTRPGRGATYPVVEGVLKALREAVDEAGIRSLAMPRIAAGYGGLSWKKVRVLIETAFANWPGLLWVYEEYQPGV; this is encoded by the coding sequence ATGCCCGTCGAGTTCGTGTCCGGGGACCTGTTCGTGAACCGTGTCAACGCGGAGGCGCTCGCCCACGGGTGCAACTGCGCCGGGTCGATGGGAGCCGGTATCGCGGTCGGGTTCAAGGAGCGCTATCCGACAATGTTCGAGGAGTTCCGCCGGAGGTGTAAAGCGAAACCGCCGGAGTTCGCGCTCGGGGACGTGTTCCTCTGGCGCGAAGAGGGAAAGCCGGCGGTGTTTAACTTGGGCACCCAAACGCGACCAGGGCGTGGGGCGACGTACCCCGTCGTTGAGGGCGTGCTGAAGGCGCTACGCGAGGCCGTTGACGAAGCCGGAATTCGTTCGCTGGCGATGCCGCGGATCGCCGCGGGATACGGTGGACTCTCGTGGAAGAAGGTTCGGGTGCTGATCGAAACGGCCTTCGCGAACTGGCCCGGTTTGCTTTGGGTGTACGAAGAGTACCAACCTGGGGTGTAA